The DNA segment TGACGGACCACGGCATCACGGCGGTGTCGCTGCGGATCGACGTGACGGACGCGGCCTCCGTGACCGACGCCGCGGCCTTCGTCGGGCAGCGGTACGGCCGCCTGGACATCCTGGTCAACAACGCCGGCGTCGCCGGAGGTTTCACCGGTGCGCCCAGTCAGGCGGTCGCGGGCGACCTGCGGGAGGTGTACGAGACCAACGTCTTCGGCGTGGTCACCGTGACCAACGCGATGCTGCCCCTGCTGCGCCGCTCCGAAGCCGGACGCATCGTCAACTTGTCGAGCCACCTCGGGTCGCTGACCCTGAACGCCGATCCGGTGTCCCCGATGGCCCGCGTCAGCATGATCGCCTACCAGTCCTCGAAGACCGCGCTCAACGCGATCACGGTCGCCTATGCGAAGGAGCTGCGGGACACACCGATCAAGGTGAACGCAGCCCATCCCGGAGTGGTGGCCACGGACATCAACGGCCACCGGGGGCAGCGGACTCCCGCGGAGGGCGCCGTGATCGTGGTCCGGCTGGCACTGCTGGACGCCGCGGGACCGTCGGGGGCGTCCCTGTCGGAGGACGGCCCCGTTCCCTGGTAGC comes from the Streptomyces sp. KMM 9044 genome and includes:
- a CDS encoding SDR family oxidoreductase — translated: MPVEKIALITGANKGIGHETARQLGKQGAVVLVGARDEVRGKQAAASLTDHGITAVSLRIDVTDAASVTDAAAFVGQRYGRLDILVNNAGVAGGFTGAPSQAVAGDLREVYETNVFGVVTVTNAMLPLLRRSEAGRIVNLSSHLGSLTLNADPVSPMARVSMIAYQSSKTALNAITVAYAKELRDTPIKVNAAHPGVVATDINGHRGQRTPAEGAVIVVRLALLDAAGPSGASLSEDGPVPW